In a single window of the Biomphalaria glabrata chromosome 5, xgBioGlab47.1, whole genome shotgun sequence genome:
- the LOC106065450 gene encoding vasculin-like protein 1 yields the protein MAESNVPKQDFAPPWLKFPTADNSKTAGQKLNSYQNERNRQRREDPYHARNDYSRLHRQTSFEYHDAKRFPHNQGKYRHHSVDDDYYGYPYGYNYYAPNYGYEKYGMQYSSQPSLARQVSRDSKYSPGRFSQVNGGDFSPHYELYEPQYYHQNVHKRGHYEKDHHRDREDDGKGKNKGNEKERPFTDDFPSLVGSGETANEVKQAKPGAGVWENPPKSSKNEESPDLSKNTSPNIYKALVPSKGNPVKKNGREPIRINGCIRDSSPLSPSNKSNKEGTRHSPTPDLAIVTQPKKLGDKKSEFLRALRHESILRNGDYQDLNQNAIDKKQSPKYSEDGTMNEDIEDYIHINGNHVTNINESKKHIMNGSVKMNGDTDNSNVNGEALINEVDHITLSGEEEEKRLLLSMGWVEEDNTEYVITDDEIREFQHLLKNHCNGQKNGFKATLRNALNLKLDANVLLNGDTANDDKPL from the exons ATGGCTGAAAGCAATGTACCTAAACAAGATTTTGCTCCACCATGGCTCAAGTTTCCAACAGCGGATAATTca AAAACTGCTGGGCAAAAGCTAAATAGCTACCAGAATGAAAGAAATCGCCAGCGACGAGAAGATCCTTATCACGCACGCAATGATTACAGTCGACTTCATAGACAAACTTCATTTGAATATCATGATG caaAACGATTTCCTCACAATCAAGGAAAATACCGCCACCATTCTGTAGATGATGATTATTATGGCTATCCTTATGGATATAATTACTATGCACCCAATTATGGTTATGAAAAATATGGAATGCAATACAGTTCCCAACCATCACTTGCCAGACAGGTCAGCAGAGACTCTAAGTATAGTCCAGGACGTTTTTCTCAA GTAAATGGAGGAGACTTCAGTCCTCATTATGAATTATATGAACCACAGTATTATCATCAAAATGTGCACAAAAGAGGTCATTATGAAAAAGATCATCATagagatagagaagatgatggcaAAGGCAAGAACAAAGgcaatgaaaaagaaagacCCTTTACTGATGATTTT CCTTCTCTAGTAGGATCTGGAGAAACAGCAAATGAAGTAAAACAAGCAAAACCAGGTGCAGGTGTATGGG aAAATCCACCAAAGTCTAGTAAAAATGAAGAATCCCCTGATCTTTCAAAAAATACTTCTCCAAACATTTATAAAGCGTTAGTACCAAGTAAG GGTAATCCAGTAAAGAAAAATGGTAGAGAACCTATTCGTATTAATGGATGTATCAGAGACTCGTCACCTCTTAGCCCAtctaataaatcaaataaggag GGCACACGTCACAGCCCAACTCCAGATCTGGCTATTGTGACACAGCCAAAGAAGCTTGGAGATAAAAAGAGTGAATTTCTTAGAGCACTTCGCCATGAGAGTATTTTACGTAATGGAGACTATCAAGACTTAAATCAAAATGCTATTGATAAAAAGCAG TCTCCAAAATACTCTGAAGATGGTACCATGAATGAGGACATTGAGGACTACATCCATATAAATGGTAACCATGtaacaaatataaatgaatCTAAGAAACACATAATGAATGGCTCTGTCAAAATGAATGGTGATACTGACAATTCAAATGTGAATGGTGAAGCTCTTATTAATGAAGTAGATCACATTACTCTTTCTGGAGAAGAGGAAGAAAAGAG ACTTCTTTTATCTATGGGCTGGGTTGAAGAGGATAACACTGAATATGTTATCACTGATGATGAAATAAGAGAGTTTCAGCATTTG CTAAAAAATCATTGCAATGGTCAAAAAAATGGTTTCAAGGCAACTTTACGCAATGCTCTTAACTTAAAGCTGGATGCCAATGTATTGCTAAATGGTGATACTGCAAATGATGACAAGCCTTTGTGA
- the LOC129926159 gene encoding uncharacterized protein LOC129926159 has product MELSVRVSKRLQAKKDSLNIQASEPESFLNVLVPEPVSLKNVTQNNVSGLTPSAIRYRRHREKLQADPEKFAAFKEKDRKRSVLYRQNITPEKRERARLLSNLRTQKCRQKKKELGLPLNEKKVKPETRAAVLERREKERLRKAAYRAKLSPHEKAWINRKRKERKQQANSTQANSPLCVNSAEVGESLGTGFQTPVAKRMAVSRALMKLPRSPKKYAAVVEGLSQIRSPRRSKALQDIGFLRLPERRKLIFLNNINEIIKTYLHSTSKKRSQMSNARRQVLCNILTKYNKFRGCATHFKHFGFSRSFMSKCKSQNIARKKRSDCITQNALETIHNFYSREDVSRTDPSQSSVSARTGKPKRFMQKTLKEAYTQLSTHAPTLKVSFSKFAKLKPFMTKATQHNKMQSCLCEFCMKIFLYMEGINKFLIKKGHRELTLKNPASSLDLTLCPRTNANCFHKLQCIERSCSNCGVDLINKYFEPLKNCMDESAEWSIWSKMTDEYVQSDGTLRKVIKWRPVNKEGPFNDLVTSMQKDLEKFSLHLFTANWQQQQFADLKQDLPCDWLLLVSDFGQNFTCHHQDEIQGAHWARTEVTIHPVVSYYRDKDLIVKESMVFLSNDLKHDGHASQHFQMKVIYELANRGHAFTKVISFSDGCAAQYKGKLNFVDLSFSKEDTNVSIERHYFGSRHGKGPCDAEIGVVKKNATLAIKRRMAIISDAKGLFLWAKEYMTKAEPTSKRTFFLVEQGEINRDRPDRSNEKIRSLQGSRSVHAVRGITPYNIAYRKRSCFCFPCRNSDGSQCLHDEICGSWNMFKLQKQNVVQSQSNLESSLDVSPICSNSKAQTLSSTNQKYIVNSCVIVKYGEIFYPGVVTEVLDDQRRINFLKRHRNKRDIFVYPEVQDIQLVYADMIVTEVMLIPNGNSLREWRVEGFDF; this is encoded by the exons ATGGAGCTATCTGTTAGAGTTTCAAAGCGTTTACAAGCCAAGAAAGACTCTCTAAATATACAAGCATCAGAGCCTGAGTCATTTCTAAATGTACTAGTACCAGAGCCTGTGTCGCTAAAAAATGTCACTCAAAATAATGTTTCTGGGTTGACACCTAGTGCTATAAGGTATAGAAGACACAGGGAAAAACTACAAGCTGATCCAGAAAAATTTGCTGCTTTCAAGGAAAAGGATAGAAAACGAAGTGTGCTTTACAGACAAAATATTACAccagaaaagagagaaagagctcGACTTTTAAGTAATTTAAGAACACAAAAATgcagacaaaaaaagaaagaactagGTCTCCctcttaatgaaaaaaaagtaaaacctgAAACACGTGCTGCTgttttagagcgaagagaaaaGGAGAGGTTGAGAAAAGCTGCATACAGGGCCAAGTTAAGCCCACATGAAAAAGCCTGGATAAACAGAAAacgcaaagaaagaaaacagcaaGCTAATAGTACACAAGCTAATAGTCCCCTTTGTGTCAACTCTGCAGAGGTTGGCGAATCACTTGGTACTGGATTCCAGACTCCAGTGGCAAAAAGAATGGCTGTTTCAAGGGCTTTGATGAAATTACCTAGATCACCTAAGAAATATGCTGCAGTTGTTGAAGGTCTCTCACAAATACGCTCCCCAAGAAGAAGTAAAGCTCTCCAAGACATAGGCTTTCTGCGTCTACCTGAGAGAAGAAAGCTCATCTTTCTAAACAACATTAATGAAATTATCAAAACCTATCTACACTCTACCAGCAAAAAAAGGAGTCAGATGTCTAATGCTCGCAGACAAGTACTCTGCAACATCCTTACTAAGTATAACAAATTCAGAGGTTGTGCTActcatttcaaacattttggtTTTTCAAGAAGTTTTATGTCCAAGTGCAAATCACAAAACATAGCAAGAAAAAAACGAAGTGATTGCATTACACAAAATGCCTTGGAAACAATTCACAACTTTTACAGCAGAGAGGATGTCTCAAGAACTGATCCATCTCAATCATCTGTGAGTGCACGAACTGGAAAACCTAAACGCTTCATGCAGAAAACGCTGAAGGAGGCATATACTCAATTGAGTACTCATGCACCCACATTAAAGGTATCGTTCTCAAAGTTTGCTAAATTGAAACCATTTATGACAAAAGCTACTCAACATAATAAGATGCAGTCTTGCTTATGTGAGTTCTGTATgaagatttttctttatatgGAGGGCATTAATAAGTTTCTAATCAAAAAAGGACACAGAGAGCTGACATTAAAAAATCCAGCTTCATCACTTGACTTAACTCTATGCCCAAGAACTAATGCCAATTGTTTTCATAAGCTGCAGTGCATTGAAAGATCATGTAGCAACTGTGGTGTGGATTTAATTAACAAGTATTTTGagcctttaaaaaattgcatGGATGAATCAGCAGAATGGAGCATCTGGTCAAAGATGACAGATGAGTATGTTCAGAGTGATGGTACACTGCGAAAGGTAATAAAGTGGCGACCAGTAAATAAAGAAGGCCCTTTCAATGACCTAGTAACATCAATGCAGAAAGATTTGGAAAAATTCAGCCTTCATCTTTTTACAGCTAACTGGCAACAGCAGCAGTTTGCAGATTTGAAACAAGATTTACCATGTGACTGGCTTTTGCTAGTTTCTGATTTTGGTCAAAATTTCACATGCCACCACCAGGATGAAATCCAAGGTGCACACTGGGCTCGAACAGAGGTCACTATTCACCCAGTAGTGAGCTACTACAGAGACAAAGATTTGATAGTCAAAGAAAGCATggtttttttatcaaatgaccTAAAACATGATGGCCATGCATCACAACACTTTCAAATGAAAGTGATTTATGAGTTAGCTAATCGTGGTCATGCTTTCACTAAAGTTATCAGTTTTAGTGATGGATGTGCAGCACAGTacaaaggaaaattaaattttgtagaCTTATCTTTCTCAAAGGAAGATACAAATGTGTCCATAGAGAGGCACTATTTCGGTAGTCGCCATGGAAAAGGGCCATGCGATGCTGAAATAggtgttgttaaaaaaaatgctacatTGGCCATTAAAAGAAGAATGGCCATTATTTCTGATGCAAAGGGGCTATTCCTTTGGGCAAAAGAATACATGACAAAGGCAGAGCCTACAAGTAAAAGAACATTTTTCCTTGTGGAACAAGGAGAAATCAATCGAGACAGGCCTGACAGGTCCAACGAAAAGATTCGAAGCCTTCAGGGATCGAGGTCAGTCCATGCAGTGAGAGGTATTACACCTTACAATATTGCCTACAGAAAAAGAAGCTGTTTCTGCTTTccttgcagaaattcagatggCAGTCAGTGCCTGCATGATGAAATATGTGGATCTTGGAATATGTTCAAACTTCAGAAACAGAATG tgGTGCAATCTCAATCAAATCTTGAATCCTCTTTGGATGTCAGTCCCATATGCTCAAATTCAAAG gccCAAACATTGTCCTCCACAAATCAAAAGTATATTGTAAATAGCTGTGTGATTGTCAAGTATGGGGAAATATTCTATCcag GAGTTGTGACAGAAGTCCTGGATGATCAGCGcagaataaattttttaaaaaggcacagaaataaaagagatatATTTGTATACCCAGAAGTGCAGGACATACAATTAGTGTATGCAGACATGATTGTTACTGAAGTGATGTTGATACCAAATGGCAATAGTTTGAGAGAGTGGAGAGTGGAAGGTTTTGATTTCTGA